The following proteins come from a genomic window of Kocuria palustris:
- a CDS encoding PIG-L deacetylase family protein: MELLPDEDLRRVLCVVAHPDDLEYGVSAAVASWVARGVEVSYLLLTSGEAGMQRDPAETGPLRAQEQARACAEVGVTDLTILDHPDGHLEPSLELRRDIARHIRRVRPDAVVTMTWADVVPWGLSMADHRVAGLAAADAVRDADNRWVFRELAEQEGLEPWGATWLLVSGSDEPTHAVDVSGEPLERGIASLEQHREYLADLPGHPAPRELITGVTAEAGRELGVEAAEAFRAFRLR; the protein is encoded by the coding sequence ATGGAGCTGCTGCCCGATGAGGACCTCCGCCGCGTGCTGTGCGTGGTGGCCCATCCCGATGACCTCGAGTACGGGGTCTCTGCCGCCGTGGCCAGCTGGGTCGCCCGCGGTGTGGAGGTCTCCTACCTGCTGCTGACCAGTGGCGAGGCCGGGATGCAGCGCGATCCCGCCGAGACCGGCCCGCTGCGCGCCCAGGAGCAGGCCCGCGCCTGCGCGGAGGTGGGCGTCACGGACCTGACGATCCTCGATCACCCCGACGGCCACCTGGAGCCCTCGCTCGAGCTGCGCCGGGACATCGCCCGGCACATCCGCCGCGTGCGCCCGGATGCGGTGGTGACCATGACCTGGGCTGACGTGGTGCCGTGGGGGCTGTCCATGGCAGATCACCGCGTGGCCGGACTCGCCGCCGCTGATGCCGTGCGCGATGCCGACAACCGGTGGGTCTTCCGCGAGCTCGCCGAGCAGGAGGGCCTCGAGCCGTGGGGCGCCACGTGGCTGCTGGTCTCCGGCTCCGACGAGCCCACCCACGCGGTGGACGTCAGCGGCGAGCCCCTGGAGCGCGGGATCGCCTCGCTCGAGCAGCACCGCGAGTACCTGGCGGATCTGCCGGGCCACCCCGCCCCGCGCGAGCTGATCACCGGAGTCACCGCGGAGGCCGGCCGCGAGCTCGGCGTGGAGGCCGCCGAGGCCTTCCGAGCCTTCCGGCTGCGCTGA
- a CDS encoding Rv3654c family TadE-like protein: MWAEGGGLDPGILGDDPDGSAWDRRHHPDLGAGTVFGLILALVAVFLIIAALGVGQAAILTHRAGNAADLSALAAADTARGLRIGQPCEVAAELAELNGAEVLDCAVVGPEATTVDVEVGIDLPPSLSVFGQAHGRSRAGAPEDSPFS, encoded by the coding sequence ATGTGGGCTGAGGGCGGCGGGCTCGACCCCGGGATCCTGGGCGACGATCCCGACGGATCCGCGTGGGATCGGCGGCATCATCCCGACCTCGGTGCGGGGACGGTCTTCGGACTGATCCTCGCCCTGGTCGCCGTCTTCCTGATCATCGCGGCGCTGGGAGTGGGGCAGGCCGCGATCCTGACCCATCGCGCCGGCAACGCCGCCGACCTCTCGGCGCTGGCCGCCGCCGACACCGCCCGCGGTCTGCGGATCGGGCAGCCCTGCGAGGTCGCCGCCGAGCTGGCCGAGCTCAACGGCGCGGAGGTTCTCGACTGCGCGGTCGTGGGTCCCGAGGCCACCACGGTCGACGTGGAGGTGGGCATCGACCTGCCGCCGTCGCTGTCGGTCTTCGGTCAGGCCCATGGCCGAAGCCGCGCAGGGGCGCCGGAGGACAGCCCCTTCTCATGA
- a CDS encoding TadE family type IV pilus minor pilin — MNSIRAALARRTRPRHRHSSSARDEGAVTVETAIVLPSIVLLLAVLLACGGAAMLQVRAEEAAGAAARVMARGESAADAQREAEAIAGDDAVVSVQRDDDRATAAVRLPAPGVLGRWESLEVSAEATTFSEEVIVDVG, encoded by the coding sequence ATGAACAGCATCCGCGCAGCGCTCGCCCGCCGCACACGGCCACGGCACCGCCACAGCAGCAGCGCCCGGGACGAGGGCGCCGTGACCGTCGAGACCGCCATCGTCCTGCCCTCGATCGTCCTGCTGCTGGCCGTGCTCCTTGCCTGCGGCGGCGCGGCCATGCTGCAGGTGCGCGCCGAGGAGGCGGCGGGAGCCGCCGCCCGCGTGATGGCCCGCGGGGAATCCGCCGCCGACGCCCAGCGGGAGGCCGAGGCCATCGCCGGCGACGACGCCGTGGTCTCCGTGCAGCGCGACGACGACCGGGCCACCGCAGCCGTGCGGCTTCCCGCTCCCGGGGTCCTGGGGCGCTGGGAGTCGCTCGAGGTATCGGCCGAGGCCACGACGTTCAGCGAGGAGGTGATCGTCGATGTGGGCTGA
- a CDS encoding DUF4244 domain-containing protein has translation MSVITRTTAPASLEPSEEIVTALQPSGTVEPGRELSAQDPDLGASTVEYAIILLAAAAFGGVMAAVLASDAVSDLLLKIVEKALAI, from the coding sequence ATGTCCGTCATCACCCGCACCACCGCCCCCGCCTCGCTCGAGCCGTCGGAGGAGATCGTCACCGCCCTGCAGCCGTCCGGGACCGTCGAGCCCGGTCGAGAGCTCAGCGCACAGGATCCGGACCTCGGCGCCTCCACGGTGGAGTACGCCATCATCCTCTTGGCCGCCGCCGCCTTCGGAGGCGTCATGGCGGCGGTCCTCGCCTCCGATGCCGTCTCCGACCTGCTGCTCAAGATCGTCGAGAAGGCGCTCGCCATCTGA
- a CDS encoding type II secretion system F family protein: protein MTDPQTLRGAALIAFLVLGALIVSGIAPLPGRSRPSSGLPGASRAAAAAEAEAPVGTEAAAGVSAGVLIELVASMLESGVPVSRALEVLAGTDSGAVGQALRCVATALGLGLSWQQAWSAAGEVPPQVQDLRSALTFAAVSGAPSASALRAASAQVRRSEHRRAEAAAERLSVHLMVPLGLCSLPAFVCWGIVPVLIGLVPDLLG from the coding sequence ATGACCGATCCGCAGACCCTGCGCGGCGCGGCGCTGATCGCGTTCCTGGTCCTGGGAGCGCTGATCGTCTCGGGGATCGCGCCGCTGCCCGGCAGGAGCCGTCCCTCAAGCGGGTTGCCCGGAGCCTCGAGGGCCGCTGCGGCGGCCGAGGCGGAGGCGCCCGTCGGGACCGAGGCTGCCGCAGGCGTCTCCGCCGGGGTCCTGATCGAGCTCGTCGCCTCGATGCTCGAGTCGGGCGTCCCGGTCTCCAGGGCCCTGGAGGTGCTGGCCGGCACGGACTCCGGAGCCGTCGGGCAGGCGCTTCGCTGCGTGGCCACCGCACTCGGGCTGGGGCTGTCGTGGCAGCAGGCCTGGTCGGCAGCCGGGGAGGTTCCGCCCCAGGTCCAGGACCTGCGCTCGGCGCTGACCTTCGCGGCCGTCTCCGGGGCGCCGTCGGCCTCGGCCCTGCGGGCGGCCTCCGCTCAGGTCCGGCGCTCGGAGCACCGCCGGGCGGAGGCGGCGGCCGAGCGGCTGTCCGTGCACCTCATGGTCCCGCTGGGGCTGTGCTCCCTGCCGGCCTTCGTGTGCTGGGGCATCGTCCCGGTGCTCATCGGGCTCGTGCCCGACCTGCTCGGATGA
- a CDS encoding type II secretion system F family protein, producing MSAFAAICALLLGAAVLLWLPRQLPAHLGVLGSAAAAEPVPAGATGIESLLRRLRRRDAAAEAGEWVDWIRQLAALVRAGQTPSAVFSVSAQTAAQAVAPSRSIRAQERISRSVAAAASLGRGPGETLRAQAAAAGRGRSRLERTRVSVLRDLARCWEVSERTGAPLASLLEGVAEAAEADLDADAARETALAGVKATVRILSWLPVLALGLGMLIGADPVRTLLTTPWGITAGVLGAVLTIVGRVWTRRMVHQAEAASGHRAAPAAAQGRRRP from the coding sequence ATGAGCGCGTTCGCGGCCATCTGCGCCCTGCTCCTCGGGGCCGCGGTGCTGCTGTGGCTCCCGCGGCAGCTGCCGGCGCACCTCGGTGTCCTCGGGAGCGCCGCAGCTGCTGAACCGGTGCCGGCGGGGGCCACCGGGATCGAGTCCCTGCTTCGGCGGCTGCGCCGACGCGATGCCGCCGCTGAGGCCGGCGAGTGGGTCGATTGGATCCGGCAGCTGGCCGCTCTGGTCAGGGCGGGGCAGACCCCGTCGGCGGTCTTCTCCGTCAGCGCGCAGACCGCCGCCCAGGCGGTAGCGCCCAGCCGGTCGATCCGTGCTCAGGAGCGGATCAGCCGCAGCGTCGCCGCAGCCGCCTCCCTCGGACGCGGTCCGGGCGAGACGCTGCGGGCCCAGGCGGCCGCTGCGGGCCGAGGCCGCAGCCGGCTCGAGCGCACACGGGTCTCCGTGCTGCGGGATCTGGCCCGGTGCTGGGAGGTCTCCGAGCGCACCGGAGCGCCCCTGGCCTCGCTGCTGGAGGGCGTGGCCGAAGCCGCGGAGGCCGACCTGGATGCCGATGCCGCCCGCGAGACCGCCCTGGCGGGGGTCAAGGCCACCGTGCGGATCCTGTCCTGGCTGCCGGTGCTCGCCCTGGGGCTCGGGATGCTGATCGGCGCCGACCCGGTGCGCACGCTGCTGACCACACCCTGGGGCATCACCGCCGGCGTGCTCGGTGCGGTCCTGACGATCGTCGGGCGGGTGTGGACCCGCCGGATGGTCCACCAGGCAGAGGCCGCCTCCGGGCACCGGGCAGCGCCTGCTGCGGCACAGGGGAGGCGGCGGCCATGA
- a CDS encoding TadA family conjugal transfer-associated ATPase: MSAQTTTPSSLRGTSGADLDPQLLHEVREALLSDGGSVDDERIARAVRESGHALSAAGTLHAVRRIRAELTGLGALQAMLPAEGLTDVWINGHREVWWEAGAGPVRVKSPFRSEEEVRALAVRLIASAGRRLDDAHPCADVQTDDGIRVHAVLPPISTGGTLLSVRFRHRAVLSVNDLVASGTLLPEILELLLAATAGGANLLVTGSTGSGKTTVLNALLSACPVGERIVLIEDAAELRPEHPHVIGLQSRHANVEGAGAVDLVELVRQSLRMRPDRIVIGECRGAEVRELLTALNTGHSGAGTVHANSADAVPARLAALGALGGMSPEAVALQAGSALDLVIHLDREGGRRILRTVSLLQEHQGALRMVPAFEQTPQGPSFGPGWSEFAALAARSPGQAGS; this comes from the coding sequence ATGAGCGCCCAGACGACGACGCCGTCGAGCCTCCGCGGCACGAGCGGCGCAGACCTGGACCCGCAGCTGCTGCACGAGGTCCGCGAGGCGCTGCTCAGCGACGGCGGCAGCGTGGACGACGAGCGGATCGCCCGTGCCGTGCGCGAGTCCGGCCATGCCCTCAGCGCCGCAGGGACCCTGCACGCCGTGCGCAGGATCCGCGCCGAGCTGACCGGGCTGGGCGCCCTGCAGGCCATGCTGCCCGCCGAGGGGCTCACCGACGTGTGGATCAACGGCCACCGCGAGGTCTGGTGGGAGGCCGGTGCCGGGCCCGTGCGGGTCAAGTCCCCCTTCCGCAGCGAGGAGGAGGTGCGCGCACTGGCCGTGCGCCTGATCGCCTCGGCCGGGCGGCGTCTGGACGACGCCCACCCCTGCGCCGACGTCCAGACCGACGACGGCATCCGCGTCCATGCAGTGCTGCCACCGATCTCCACGGGAGGCACGCTGCTGTCCGTGCGCTTCCGGCACCGCGCCGTGCTCAGCGTGAACGACCTGGTGGCCTCCGGGACCCTGCTCCCCGAGATCCTGGAGCTGCTGCTGGCCGCCACAGCCGGCGGGGCGAACCTGCTGGTCACCGGCTCGACCGGATCCGGCAAGACCACGGTGCTCAACGCGCTGCTGTCGGCCTGCCCCGTCGGCGAGCGGATCGTGCTGATCGAGGATGCCGCCGAGCTGCGCCCCGAGCACCCGCACGTGATCGGCCTGCAGTCCCGGCATGCGAACGTCGAGGGCGCCGGTGCGGTGGATCTGGTCGAGCTGGTGCGGCAGTCGCTGCGCATGCGCCCGGACCGGATCGTGATCGGGGAGTGCCGCGGGGCCGAGGTCCGGGAGCTGCTCACCGCGCTGAACACGGGGCACAGCGGGGCGGGGACCGTCCACGCGAACTCCGCCGATGCCGTGCCGGCTCGCCTGGCAGCGCTCGGAGCCCTCGGAGGGATGTCCCCGGAGGCGGTGGCCCTGCAGGCCGGCTCGGCCCTGGACCTGGTGATCCACCTGGACCGCGAGGGCGGTCGGCGGATCCTGCGCACCGTCTCGCTTCTGCAGGAGCACCAGGGGGCGCTGCGCATGGTCCCGGCCTTCGAGCAGACGCCGCAGGGTCCATCCTTCGGCCCAGGCTGGTCGGAGTTCGCGGCGCTGGCCGCGCGCAGTCCCGGGCAGGCCGGCTCATGA
- the ssd gene encoding septum site-determining protein Ssd, producing MTAQHLPQEPRIERRRRPSGRRAAALDLTARADREAERQTDLDAVVADRELERAGSLPGLPQAAGDPVISASAAVPPPASALRATAETTAADPRAVAAPGAERAPSGLVLEGPGRRVVLISADAGLVQEMTAVCAAAEARLSRARGLEPGQLEEAAAESTELILLDARSLRAAEVSSGTLPAPAVLLGTAEDEDLWELASRVGECTVAVLPAAEPWLADRLADVHADAARMSAGVLGVMGAAGGAGASTLSCWLAASAAQEHDVVLVDGDPDSCGIDLLLGTELLGGLRWPDLVGSHGALSSQRLWEVLPDIEGLESLRWLSWDRREPVQAPVPEVLRTLRRACDVVVLDLGRGTERSFRMAGQCDAVLVVVPRTLRGMICALRVGQGLGGIPVEYVLAGPAISDVSADGAAEHLGVRPLGALPFDARVAEACEVRDLLPRGRRRRHAETAAALWEQLDELHGLLAEDVASAAGTGLGRRA from the coding sequence ATGACAGCACAGCACCTGCCCCAGGAGCCGCGGATCGAGCGGCGGCGACGCCCCTCCGGGCGGCGCGCCGCCGCCCTCGACCTGACGGCGCGAGCGGACCGCGAGGCCGAGCGGCAGACGGATCTCGACGCGGTCGTCGCGGACCGGGAGCTCGAGCGAGCGGGCTCGCTGCCCGGGCTGCCTCAGGCCGCGGGTGATCCGGTGATCAGTGCGAGCGCTGCGGTGCCGCCTCCGGCATCCGCGCTGCGTGCGACGGCCGAGACGACGGCTGCGGACCCCCGCGCGGTCGCTGCGCCCGGGGCGGAGAGGGCTCCTTCGGGCCTCGTGCTCGAGGGGCCCGGTCGGCGCGTGGTGCTGATCAGCGCGGACGCCGGCCTGGTCCAGGAGATGACCGCGGTCTGCGCTGCCGCCGAGGCGCGCCTGAGCCGCGCTCGCGGGCTCGAGCCCGGACAGCTGGAGGAGGCGGCGGCGGAATCGACCGAGCTGATCCTGCTGGATGCCCGCAGCCTCCGCGCCGCCGAGGTGAGCTCAGGGACGCTGCCGGCTCCGGCGGTGCTGCTGGGGACGGCCGAGGACGAGGACCTGTGGGAGCTGGCCTCCCGCGTGGGCGAGTGCACCGTGGCCGTGCTGCCGGCGGCCGAGCCGTGGCTGGCCGACCGGCTGGCGGATGTGCACGCGGACGCGGCACGCATGAGCGCAGGGGTGCTGGGCGTCATGGGCGCTGCGGGAGGAGCGGGCGCCTCGACCCTGTCCTGCTGGCTGGCGGCCTCGGCAGCTCAGGAGCACGACGTCGTGCTGGTGGACGGCGACCCCGACAGCTGCGGCATCGATCTGCTGCTGGGCACCGAGCTGCTCGGCGGGCTGCGCTGGCCGGATCTGGTGGGATCCCACGGGGCGCTGAGCTCGCAGCGGCTGTGGGAGGTGCTGCCGGACATCGAGGGCCTGGAGTCGCTCCGGTGGCTGTCCTGGGATCGTCGCGAGCCCGTGCAGGCGCCGGTGCCCGAGGTGCTGCGCACGCTGCGCCGTGCGTGCGACGTGGTCGTGCTCGACCTCGGCCGAGGCACCGAACGATCGTTCCGGATGGCCGGTCAGTGCGATGCCGTGCTGGTGGTCGTGCCGCGCACCCTCCGGGGGATGATCTGCGCCCTCCGTGTCGGACAGGGCCTCGGCGGGATCCCCGTCGAGTACGTCCTGGCCGGACCGGCCATCTCCGATGTCTCCGCCGACGGCGCTGCCGAGCACCTGGGCGTCCGTCCACTGGGGGCGCTGCCCTTCGATGCGCGGGTCGCGGAGGCCTGCGAGGTCCGCGATCTGCTGCCCCGCGGGCGCAGGCGACGCCACGCCGAGACGGCGGCTGCCCTGTGGGAGCAGCTCGATGAGCTGCACGGCCTGCTGGCCGAGGACGTCGCCTCCGCGGCCGGCACTGGATTGGGGCGGCGGGCATGA
- a CDS encoding bifunctional 3'-5' exonuclease/DNA polymerase, which translates to MLIVVTAPDPRAATTGLAGARTSAVHWAQVLDDLTRPLSAPQQLDSTGLAAFIHDQDARCRTETGRSPRWVLERSPLILPGLLAADPAVPLPHLHDLRLVSAILSNAASAPAARVDYSPVLEPLAAHEHPGIAPEPPPRSVWNGPGEGQMGLFDDAPEGMAAPDSDAGGAERLSAAIEELRAQLAAIEGSRSPGKLRLLCGLESAGALLAADMHRIGIPWDAEVHRRLLVEALGPQPALGHRPARMEEAVQRVRRVLGAAELNPDSPQSLLRALRGAGLNVSSTSQWELTGWVQAAPVSSPGERFRREQLVAPVLEYKKLSRLLTASGWQWLESWVRDDRFRAEYVVGGVVTGRWAARGGGALQIPKVIRSAVRPGPDRRLVVADAAQLEPRVLAVLARDDALADASRGRDLYLSIAERGRDSGTGLTQRDHAKVALLGAMYGATSGESGRLMPQLARLFPQAVAFVEHAARVGEDGSQVCTWLGRWSPQPDQRWQEAVARTASAEDERRAAQLRRSQGRFTRNFVVQGSAAEWAMAWMGCVRAQLHRRGLDAALVFFLHDEIMVDSSAEHAEEVADLVRECAEQATGIVFGRVPVEFPVTVAVVESYDQAK; encoded by the coding sequence GTGCTGATCGTCGTGACCGCCCCGGATCCGCGCGCCGCGACCACAGGGCTCGCAGGCGCGAGAACCTCGGCCGTCCACTGGGCGCAGGTCCTCGACGACCTCACCCGGCCCCTCAGCGCCCCGCAGCAGCTGGACTCCACGGGGCTCGCCGCCTTCATCCACGACCAGGACGCCCGGTGCCGGACGGAGACCGGCCGCAGCCCGCGCTGGGTCCTCGAGCGCTCGCCGCTGATCCTGCCCGGGCTGCTGGCCGCGGATCCGGCCGTGCCGCTGCCGCACCTGCACGACCTCCGACTGGTCTCGGCGATCCTCTCCAACGCGGCGAGCGCACCGGCCGCACGGGTGGACTACTCGCCGGTGCTCGAGCCTCTGGCGGCCCACGAGCACCCGGGGATCGCCCCCGAGCCCCCGCCGCGCTCCGTGTGGAACGGTCCCGGCGAGGGCCAGATGGGCCTCTTCGACGATGCCCCGGAAGGCATGGCTGCCCCGGACTCGGACGCGGGGGGCGCCGAGCGGCTCTCTGCAGCCATCGAGGAGCTGCGCGCCCAGCTGGCCGCGATCGAGGGCTCCCGCTCCCCCGGGAAGCTGCGTCTGCTCTGCGGGCTCGAATCCGCCGGGGCGCTGCTGGCCGCGGACATGCACCGGATCGGGATCCCCTGGGACGCAGAGGTCCATCGCCGCCTGCTCGTCGAGGCGCTGGGCCCGCAGCCCGCGCTCGGACATCGTCCGGCCCGCATGGAGGAGGCCGTCCAGCGGGTCCGCCGGGTGCTGGGCGCCGCCGAGCTGAACCCGGATTCCCCCCAGTCCCTGCTGCGGGCGCTGCGCGGTGCGGGGCTCAACGTCAGCTCCACGAGCCAGTGGGAGCTCACCGGCTGGGTCCAGGCCGCACCGGTCTCCTCACCCGGGGAGCGCTTTCGCCGCGAGCAGCTGGTCGCCCCCGTGCTGGAGTACAAGAAGCTCTCCCGGCTGCTCACGGCCAGCGGCTGGCAGTGGCTCGAATCCTGGGTGCGCGATGACCGCTTCCGCGCCGAGTACGTGGTGGGCGGCGTGGTCACCGGGCGCTGGGCCGCACGCGGCGGCGGGGCCCTGCAGATCCCCAAGGTGATCCGCTCGGCCGTGCGGCCGGGCCCGGATCGTCGACTGGTGGTCGCCGACGCCGCCCAGCTCGAGCCCCGCGTCCTGGCCGTGCTCGCCCGCGACGACGCCCTGGCCGATGCCTCTCGCGGTCGCGACCTCTACCTCTCGATCGCCGAGCGCGGCCGGGACTCCGGGACGGGACTCACCCAGCGCGATCACGCCAAGGTCGCTCTGCTCGGCGCCATGTACGGAGCCACGAGCGGCGAGTCCGGCAGGCTCATGCCCCAGCTTGCCCGGCTGTTCCCGCAGGCCGTGGCCTTCGTGGAGCACGCCGCCCGCGTGGGCGAGGACGGCTCCCAGGTCTGCACCTGGCTCGGGCGCTGGTCGCCGCAGCCCGATCAGCGCTGGCAGGAGGCCGTGGCCCGCACGGCCAGCGCCGAGGACGAGCGCCGCGCAGCCCAGCTGCGCAGGTCGCAGGGGCGGTTCACGCGCAACTTCGTGGTCCAGGGCTCAGCGGCCGAATGGGCCATGGCCTGGATGGGCTGCGTGCGCGCGCAGCTGCATCGCCGCGGCCTGGACGCCGCCCTGGTCTTCTTCCTGCACGACGAGATCATGGTGGACTCCTCCGCCGAGCACGCCGAGGAGGTGGCCGATCTGGTGCGCGAGTGCGCCGAGCAGGCCACCGGGATCGTCTTCGGCCGGGTGCCGGTCGAGTTCCCGGTGACCGTGGCGGTCGTGGAGAGCTACGACCAGGCCAAGTGA